A single window of Bos javanicus breed banteng chromosome 19, ARS-OSU_banteng_1.0, whole genome shotgun sequence DNA harbors:
- the GPR142 gene encoding probable G-protein coupled receptor 142 — MLAETPAPGWKWPPAHPQPPGAGRWWPGDFSVPLAPSVAGVPDTLPGDLSAYVPPTGPDQSQWTLGGMQCQDLATGEQQDFCKFRGWGLGSNSGSPETGSAAFPEVLPPPTASHVLTADSVLLEESSGKQLRASCRHPRKKPQGDPGPRSMRLAGDETAAQLWVTLLPTPNSSGLSQEFEGHRPESPVTSPCVAGVIPVIYYSVLLGLGLPVNLLTTVALARLATRTRKPSYYYLLALTASDIVTQVVIVFVGFLLQGAVLAREVPQAVVRTANILEFAANHASVWIAVLLTVDRYSALCHPLRHRATSSPGRAQRAVAAVLGAALLTGIPFYWWLDVWRDADPPSTLDEVLKWAHCLIVYFVPCGVFLVANLAIVRRLQRRGQSGPRPQVGKSTAILLGVTTLFALLWAPRTFVMLYHLYVAPVYHDWRVHLALDVANMVAMLNTAVNFGLYCFVSKTFRATVRGVFQDAHLPCTLGSRSAGMVAEPMLKPPGLPKGAEL, encoded by the exons ATGTTGGCAGAGACCCCTGCACCTGGCTGGAAGTGGCCCCCTGCTCACCCACAGCCTCCTGGTGCAGGGAGGTGGTGGCCTGGGgacttctctgtgcctcttgcACCCTCTGTTGCTGGAGTCCCGGACACTCTGCCTGGGGACCTGAGTGCCTACGTGCCTCCCACGGGACCTGACCAAAGCCAGTGGACTCTTGGGGGTATGCAGTGCCAGGACCTGGCCACCGGGGAGCAGCAAGACTTCTGTAAGTTCCGAGGCTGG ggactcgggTCTAACTCAGGGAGCCCAGAGACTGGCTCTGCGGCATTCCCAGAGG tcctcccaccacccaccgcTTCACACGTGCTGACTGCAGACTCAGTGCTGCTGGAAGAATCGTCAGGCAAACAACTGAGAGCGAGCTGCAGGCACCCCCGGAAAAAGCCACAGGGTGACCCAGGACCCAGGAGCATGCGGCTGGCAGGAGATGAGACAG CTGCCCAGCTATGGGTGACCCTGCTGCCCACACCCAACAGCAGTGGGCTGAGCCAGGAGTTTGAAGGCCATCGGCCCGAGAGCCCCGTGACGTCCCCTTGTGTGGCTGGGGTCATCCCTGTCATCTACTACAGTGTCCTTCTGGGCCTGGGGCTGCCTG TCAATCTCCTGACCACAGTGGCCCTGGCCCGCCTCGCCACCAGGACACGGAAGCCCTCCTACTACTACCTTCTGGCACTCACAGCCTCGGACATCGTCACCCAGGTGGTCATCGTGTTCGTGGGCTTCCTCCTGCAGGGAGCTGTGCTGGCCCGAGAGGTGCCCCAGGCCGTGGTACGCACAGCTaacatcctggagtttgctgcCAACCATGCCTCGGTCTGGATCGCCGTCCTGCTCACGGTGGACCGGTACAGTGCCCTGTGCCACCCCCTGCGCCACCGGGCCACCTCGTCCCCGGGCCGGGCCCAGCGGGCCGTCGCCGCTGTCCTCGGCGCTGCGCTGCTCACTGGCATCCCCTTCTACTGGTGGCTGGATGTGTGGAGGGACGCGGACCCGCCCAGCACGCTGGACGAGGTGCTCAAGTGGGCTCACTGCCTCATTGTCTATTTCGTCCCTTGCGGCGTTTTCCTGGTGGCCAACCTGGCCATCGTCCGCCGGCTGCAGCGGAGGGGCCAGAGCGGGCCGCGGCCCCAGGTGGGCAAGAGCACCGCCATCCTCCTGGGCGTCACCACGCTCTTCGCCCTCCTCTGGGCACCCCGCACCTTTGTCATGCTCTACCACCTGTACGTGGCCCCCGTCTACCACGACTGGAGGGTCCACCTGGCCCTGGATGTGGCCAACATGGTGGCCATGCTCAACACCGCCGTCAACTTCGGCCTCTACTGTTTCGTCAGCAAGACTTTTCGGGCCACTGTCCGAGGGGTCTTCCAGGACGCCCACCTGCCCTGCACCCTGGGGTCACGGTCAGCGGGCATGGTGGCAGAGCCTATGCTGAAGCCTCCGGGACTCCCCAAGGGGGCAGAACTGTAG
- the LOC133232929 gene encoding BTB/POZ domain-containing protein 17, producing MCRLGSAKPGSWASFWAMLTLVGLVTRAAQKADVGGESAGTSINHSQMLLQRLQELLRQGNASDVVLRVQAMGTDEVRVFHAHRLLLGLQSEQFRELLSNQSEVVLQESRDCAAVFDKFIRYLYCGELTVLLAQAIPLHQLATKYRVASLQRGVADYMRAHLAGGAGPAVGWYHYAVSTGDEALRQSCLQFLAWNLSAVAGSAEWGAVSPELLAQLLPRSDLVLQDELELFQALEAWLGRARPPPAVAERALRAIRYPMIPPAQLFQLQARSAALARHGPAVADLLLQAYQFHAASPLHYAKFFDVNGSAFLPRNYLAPAWGAPWVINNPARDDRSTSFQTQLGPSGHDSGRRVTWNVLFSPRWLPVSLRPVYADATGTALPLARPEDGRPRLVVTPASSGGDAAGVSFQKTVLVGARHHGRLLVRHAYSFHQSSEEAGDFLAHADLQRRNSEYLVENALHLHLIVKPVYHTLIRTPK from the exons ATGTGCAGGCTGGGCTCTGCCAAGCCTGGGTCCTGGGCCAGCTTCTGGGCCATGCTGACTTTGGTGGGCCTGGTCACTCGTGCAG CCCAGAAAGCTGATGTTGGCGGGGAGTCAGCGGGCACCTCCATCAACCACTCCCAGATGCTGCTCCAGCGCCTGCAGGAACTGCTGCGGCAGGGCAATGCCAGTGATGTGGTGTTGCGGGTGCAGGCCATGGGCACCGACGAGGTCCGAGTCTTCCATGCCCACCGCCTGCTGCTGGGACTGCAGAGTGAGCAGTTCCGGGAGCTGCTGAGTAACCAGAGCGAGGTGGTGTTGCAGGAGTCCCGGGACTGTGCTGCCGTCTTCGACAAGTTCATCAG GTACCTCTACTGCGGAGAGCTGACCGTGCTGCTGGCACAGGCCATCCCCCTGCACCAGCTGGCCACCAAGTACCGCGTGGCCTCCTTGCAGCGGGGCGTGGCCGACTATATGCGCGCGCACCTGGCGGGCGGCGCGGGCCCGGCGGTGGGCTGGTACCACTACGCGGTGAGCACCGGGGACGAGGCCCTGCGCCAGAGCTGCCTGCAGTTCCTGGCCTGGAACCTGTCGGCCGTGGCGGGGAGCGCCGAGTGGGGCGCCGTGAGCCCTGAGCTGCTGGCGCAGCTGCTTCCGCGCTCGGACCTCGTGCTGCAGGACGAGCTGGAGCTCTTCCAGGCGCTGGAGGCGTGGCTGGGCCGCGCGCGGCCGCCGCCGGCTGTGGCCGAGCGCGCGCTGCGCGCCATCCGTTACCCCATGATCCCTCCGGCTCAACTGTTCCAGCTTCAGGCGCGCTCGGCCGCCCTGGCGCGCCACGGCCCGGCGGTGGCCGACCTGCTCCTTCAGGCCTACCAGTTCCACGCCGCCTCGCCGCTGCACTACGCCAAGTTTTTCGACGTCAATGGCAGTGCCTTCCTGCCCCGCAACTACCTTGCGCCCGCCTGGGGCGCCCCGTGGGTCATCAACAACCCAGCCCGCGACGATCGCAGCACCAGCTTCCAGACGCAGCTGGGCCCAAGCGGCCACGACTCGGGCCGCCGGGTCACCTGGAACGTGCTCTTCTCGCCACGCTGGCTGCCGGTAAGCCTGCGGCCTGTCTACGCGGACGCCACGGGCACAGCGCTGCCCCTCGCACGCCCCGAGGACGGCCGGCCCCGGCTGGTGGTCACGCCGGCCAGCAGCGGCGGCGACGCGGCGGGCGTGAGCTTCCAGAAGACCGTGCTGGTGGGGGCGCGCCACCACGGCCGCCTGCTGGTCCGCCACGCCTACAGCTTCCACCAGAGCAGCGAGGAGGCCGGTGACTTCCTGGCGCACGCCGACCTGCAGCGGCGCAACTCCGAGTACCTGGTGGAGAATGCCCTGCATCTCCACCTCATTGTCAAGCCCGTCTATCACACCCTCATCCGGACCCCCAAGTAG
- the LOC133231505 gene encoding kinesin-like protein KIF19: MMDRLASRALQDSALPKISPPGTVPTPGESDLESVKMPNSESPHQHGSFLPLLGTESEANHPFKTSSRAWQAKGFCLPTPPPIRGGNLVTQEVSSGPHGWEYPEETSSGWDGTFPKQPSEDIGFLLGPMASLPNPFISQAATQVGLNGQINSSPGSIENLSEIPLSHKGRKETAADTKSITGKAARHRSQALGAKGRQLLAPTMKQSSLSLHSLGETDDVWPPRPLACKRPPSPTLQHTASEDSLSSSTGEAPSRAVERHGDGPCPPLQGQKKSPRKKRDESLEAKRKRRSQAFEVTGQGIPTQLQAHLALQPTQLSHPKMHVAGPCSMENHTSE; the protein is encoded by the exons gaCAGCGCCTTGCCCAAGATTAGCCCCCCAGGAACTGTGCCGACCCCGGGGGAGTCTGACCTAGAGAGCGTCAAGATGCCGAACTCCGAGTCCCCGCACCAGCACGGAAGCTTCCTCCCTCTGCTCGGCACTGAGAG TGAAGCCAACCACCCGTTCAAGACCAGCTCCCGGGCCTGGCAAGCGAAGGGCTTctgtctgcccaccccacccccaatccgGGGGGGCAACCTGGTGACacaggaggtgagcagtgggcCCCACGGGTGGGAGTACCCAGAAGAGACATCCAGTGGTTGGGATGGAACTTTTCCAAAACAGCCCTCTGAGGACATAGGGTTCCTGCTGGGTCCAATGGCTTCTCTTCCCAACCCATTCATCTCACAAGCTGCCACTCAGGTCGGTCTGAACGGCCAGATCAACTCCTCCCCCGGAAGCATCGAGAATCTGTCGGAGATCCCCTTGTCCCACAAAG ggaggaaggagaccgCGGCCGACACCAAGAGCATCACTGGGAAGGCTGCCCGGCACCGCTCGCAGGCCCTGGGGGCCAAGGGGCGCCAACTGCTGGCACCCACCATGAAGCAGAGCAGCCTGTCCCTGCACTCGCTGGGCGAGACTGATGACGTGTGGCCACCGAGACCGCTGGCCTGCAAGCGGccgcccagccccaccctccagcaCACCGCCAGCGAGGACAGCCTATCCAGCAGCACAGGCGAGGCGCCATCCCGGGCAGTCGAGCGTCATGGCGATGGCCCTTGTCCCCCGCTGCAAGGCcagaagaaaagcccaagaaagaAACGAGATGAGTCCCTGGAGGCAAAGAGGAAGCGGAGGTCCCAGGCCTTTGAAGTCACAGGACAAGGG ATCCCCACGCAGCTCCAAGCTCATCTGGCTCTCCAGCCAACGCAGCTGTCCCACCCCAAGATGCACGTCGCTGGACCCTGTTCCATGGAGAATCACACGTCAGAATAG